The Bubalus kerabau isolate K-KA32 ecotype Philippines breed swamp buffalo chromosome X, PCC_UOA_SB_1v2, whole genome shotgun sequence genome has a segment encoding these proteins:
- the LOC129639505 gene encoding melanoma-associated antigen B2-like produces the protein MPRGQKSKHRAREKRRQAQTETQGLHDQATTSGGEETTSSSPPDSESAPSSSSAAGTSKGPQGAQGSTSAAAGAIRKRSGVGGAARSRYGIGSAARSRSGVGAEGQVQEGENSSQASAAAASSHTDLLTWKAELLVQYMLYKYKMRELIKGSEMLQEIKRRYKEQFPEILSRASECIEMLFGLVLKEVRPNSHCYTLVSNLDLSDSESMRGDLGLPKNGLLMPLLGVIYLNGNHAPEEKIWKFLNMLGIYDGRSHFIFGEPRKLITEDLVREGYLEYRQVPGSDPPRYEFLCGPKALTETSKTKVLQVLAKVKDSVHPALQPLYEEAWREEVESTGARGAARAGTSASTRPGTAASASAGPSASATAHPRAESSRSSRP, from the exons ATGCCTCGTGGGCAGAAGAGTAAGCACCGTGCTCGTGAGAAACGTCGCCAGGCCCAAACTGAGACCCAGGGTCTTCATGATCAGGCTACCACATCTGGGGGAGAagagaccacctcctcctcccctcctgattcaGAGAGTGCGCCCTCAAGCTCGTCTGCTGCTGGCACCTCCAAGGGGCCTCAGGGAGCCCAAGGCAGCACCAGTGCTGCTGCAGGTGCTATACGCAAAAGATCTGGTGTCGGTGGCGCAGCACGCTCAAGATATGGTATAGGTAGCGCAGCACGCTCAAGATCTGGTGTAGGTGCTGAGGGCCAAGTTCAGGAAGGTGAAAATTCCTCCCAGGCTTCAGCTGCTGCTGCGAGCTCTCACACAGATCTTCTGACCTGGAAGGCAGAGCTATTGGTGCAGTACATGCTATATAAGTATAAGATGAGGGAGCTCATTAAGGGGTCCGAAATGCTGCAGGAAATCAAGAGAAGGTACAAGGAACAATTCCCTGAGATCCTTAGCAGGGCTTCCGAGTGCATAGAAATGTTGTTTGGCCTGGTGCTGAAGGAAGTCAGGCCCAACAGTCACTGCTATACCCTGGTGAGCAACCTAGATCTCAGCGACAGTGAGTCTATGAGAGGTGACTTGGGGCTGCCGAAGAATGGTCTTCTGATGCCTCTGCTGGGTGTCATCTACCTGAATGGCAACCACGCCCCTGAggagaagatctggaagttcctgaATATGCTGGGCATCTATGATGGAAGAAGTCACTTCATCTTTGGAGAGCCCAGGAAGCTCATCACAGAAGATCTGGTGCGGGAAGGGTACCTGGAGTACCGGCAGGTGCCCGGCAGCGATCCCCCTCGCTATGAGTTCCTGTGCGGTCCTAAAGCGCTCACAGAAACCAGCAAGACGAAAGTCCTTCAGGTTTTGGCCAAGGTCAAGGATTCGGTCCATCCTGCCTTGCAGCCGCTATATGAAGAGGCTTGGAGAGAGGAAGTAGAGAGCACCGGAGCCAGaggtgcagccagggctggcacttctgcctcaaccag gcctggcactgctgcctcagccagcgCTGGCCCTTCTGCTTCAGCCACTGCACACCCCAGGGCCGAGTCCAGCCGCTCATCTCGGCCCTAG